The Bradyrhizobium sp. B097 genome contains the following window.
GGCACGTCCGAGGAGAACCATTTTGCCAGGATTGCGGTGGCGCGCACGAGATCATCCGGACTGACATGCAGCCCATCGGCGTCGGGCTTCACATCCCATTCCTGCGAGGTAAAGCTGAACAACCAATATCCCTCCTCGATCATGGGAATGAGGAAAGCGTAGTCATCGAGCAAGCCGATCATTGGACACGTTGGGGTGGGGCGCGCCGCCAAGTGAAGCGCGACCACCTTTTTAACTCGCAATCGCGGCTCCTCTGCGAGAAGCTCACGCAAGGGCGAATCGGGTAGCCAGGGACCAATTGCCAGGATGGCCCGCCTCGCCGTGATTTCGCCACGATCAGAGGTTTGGAGACGAAGATTGCTTCGCCCCTGCCGTATCCTTTCAATAGGTGTCCTTTCGCATATCGAAATACCGACGGCCTTGAGCCTTTGGGCCAGATCCTGAACAATGAAATTCACTGGACTGTAAGAACCCCGATCCAGTGCCACAGCCATACCGTCGGGGATCACAAAACGGGACAGCGAGGAAAGCCTCTCGGTCAGCGCAAAAGAAGTTGATGGGGTAGTACCGCCCACGCTACTCAGTCGGGCGAGTTGGTTGGGAGTGCGCGTCAACCAATACACGTCACAGTCTCGGCCGTTGCGCCAAAGCCCATGGGGATAGATCCCTCGCCAGAATTTCGAACCACGATTGACGAGGCTTCTTTCCTTTTCATTGCGACAGATGTTGACCTGGATTCCGGGAGCAAACCCACTGGCACCTGCCCCAACGGTATCTCGTTCGAAGATGACGATTCTTTCCCGCGGACTATTGCGCGCTGCCATGAAGGCGGCACTTAGGCCCATGACGCCGGCGCCGATGACGGCAAGATCACAAATCCCGTCGGTCATCGAGCTTCTTTCCAGGAGATGGACAAAGCGCTCAACACTTCACTGCCGCGATTTTCTAAATGATGGGTTCGACCAGGCTGCAGAAACACCAGGTCTCCTGCCGTGACCACCAACGAACCATCGTCAGTTATCACCCGACCGTGGCCGCTCGTGATGCGCCAGATCTCGCTTGACGGATGGGAATGAGGCGTCGACACCGCAAGCGGATCCAGCTGGAATTCGATGAGATCGACCGGACAAGCGGTCTCAAGATCAGCTATTTCTTCGACGTGCTGCATCAATACACCAGGGCTATAGACCGTCATGTCGCCCAGGGTCATCAACCGCGCATTCTTCATAGTGTACTCCGAATGAACATAGGGTGGCGGCGGCATGCTGCCGAGTTTTTCAACACGAACCCTCGAAGCCAACGCTACTCCACTTGACGACGCCCGTTGCAGGTCGACAATCGTAAACGACGCGGCCGACGATAGAATTGAGGATCGTTGAAGCGCGCCAAGGAACCAAGCTCAGATTTGTATCAGCGATGCCATGTTGAAAGCGCGCGCCATTCTGCACGTACAAGCGACATTCTTCGGGGCCATCAAAACGAGCCGAAAAGTCCGGCTCGACCACGATCTCCTGAGAGCCACCGGGAGCACTCACGACCGTGAGCCGGCTTGCGATCGGCTCCAGAAGCGAAGGGATTTCGGTGCGGTAGCCTGTGGCTAAGACGACAATATCCGCGACATGTTCTGAACAAACGCCTGTCGTTCGCTGACGCAAGCCCAAGCGAAAGGGAGATAAGCCGCGCAAGTCCTCGGCCGTGGTGTCGACGCGTATTTCCACGTGATTCGGGTAAGCCCGCCCATGAACCTCCCGATCGTACAGCGCGTTGTAGATAGCGCGAAGCGTCGAGCTGTTGACGCCATCGCTGGCCAATGACTGTCGCTCCAGAATTTGAGTTCGCGTGGAGTCACTTTGCTCAAAAAACCAACCACCATATTGCGGAAAGAACCATTCATTGACGAAAGGACTATCTTCGAGCGCGAATATGTTTGCGCGGCGCGTCACCCATGCCAGGGTCCCCAGCGCGCCGCATGCACCACTCAGCAGATGAAGAAATGCTTCGGCCCCGCTTTGGCCGCCGCCGACGACCACAACGCGCTTGCTCGACAATTCGCGGCGCTGGAGAAGAAGGGCGCTCGCGTGAAACACCTCGTTTGACGGTGCATTCCGGCCCCAATCAGGAATAGACGGCACTCTACCCACGCCAAGCACCGTCGTTGATGTTTGGTATCTGCGGCGACTGGTTATGACCTCAAAGGAGTTGCCACGGAGTTCGAGAGCAATAACATGTTCGCCAAATCGAATGTTCGTCAGCTTTTTCGCTGCCCATCGCAAATAATCTTCAAATTCACTCCGGCTAACCCGCTCGAGTCCACGGACAATGGCTTGATAAAGTCGTCTTTGATCATGCAAATAGGCGAGAAAGCTGTATGCGCTCGTCGGATCCGCCGGTGTGACCAGGTCCTTTAACGGGCTGGTTTGCATCACGGCCCCCCCTATGAGCAGGCCTGGATGCCACTGAAGCGTCTCTGACCTTTCCAGGATGTGCAAGGACATTTTCGGGATCGGCGCCGCGAGCGCTGCCAAGCTTAGATTCGACGGCCCGGCACCGATCGCGATTACGTCACAGCTACCGCCGTCCTTCAGCATCCCATGATCCCTAAACGGAGCCACTCAATGCTCCCCGCTGGTTGAGAAGACTTGAGTTGTAAGAAGTACGCCATTGGCGACGATAAGCATGATCATGCTCATCAGCAGATAATCGAAGCTGCCGGCTTTCACGATCTCCGCGGCGATGTATGGAAATCCGAATAGGCCGATGAAGTAGGAAAGTGTGAAGACCTGAGAAGCAATGGCCAACGATGTCCCATCATTACCTGCAATGTGAACAACCATACTGTTCAATGTCGAGTAGCTGAGACCATATCCCAGCGCGAACATCGTTGTCCCGAGGATATAGGTTGCCGTATTACCTGCATTCACGAAGAGGATGACCAGTCCCGCGATAGTGCACACAATGAGAAGCGCGGCCACGCGCTCGAGGCGAAACTTTCCGATTACCGGCGCCACTGCAAACCGCAAGAAGACGGCTGTCAGCGTGAAGACCAGAAAGAATGTATCGGGAGATTGCGCTCGCGACGCAGCGTAAAGCGCTTGGAACGTTGAAAGACCCGCGAAAACGCAGGCCCCGACGCCGATCATGATTATCGGATAGCGCGTGTTCGATTTAAGGATTCCCAGCACGCCTTCGAATGTAAGTCGTACGGTCGGCATTTTGATCCGGGGAGCTTGCGCCAGTGCCCCACCGGCGAACGCCAAAAGCGTCGTCCCAACGAGACATGCGACGGCAAAGAAAGCGTAAACTGCAATGTAGGATCCAGCCACTTCCGCAATGGCGCGTGCGAGGGGGGCAGCAAGCCCGATGCCCAGCATTTGAGATCCGGAAAGCAACGTAAGATACTTGAGACGGGCGTCAGCTCGCACGTGGCACAAGACTTGAAGAGGCGCCAGTATGTAGAACACTGACCATCCAACGCCGAGAAAAAGCCCGCCGATGTAAGCGAAGAGCGTCAGAATTGATGCTGATGCGAAACAACTCATCGCTATCGCCATCATCGCCGCTGCAAGGGTGATCGTTCGCATCATGCCCAGTACATCGGCAATGCGGCCAGCTACAAGCGAACAGAGTATTGTCGCGACGGTACCGGTCGAAATGACGGCGCCGGCGGTCGTGGCACTTTGTCCAATGGACCGCAGGGCGTCCACGAGAAAGAAACTCGAGCCATAGGATGCCGCCAGGCTGATGCTACCAAGCATGAAGGGGATTGAGACTTCCGACGAGACAGCGTTGGGCAATTCTTCGACCGGAACGATGTTCGTGGCCGGTGTCATGCCGCGATCTTCCCGGGAAGGCATCGATCAACATCTGCGGCCGCTAACCTGCTCCCGTTGAGTTTCGGCACTGTTCCGCTTCGCTGGGTTGAAGGCCTCGAAGCGCATGCGGCAAGGGGATGTCCGCTATGACCGAGCCAGTGCCATACAGCTTGCGTTATCGTTGGCATCAGAGGCCAGGCCAGTATGCTAAACCCCATCAACCATGTGTAAGCCGTCTGAAGGTCCGGCGCGGCACCGACATAATCGACCCATTCGACAACCGATATCGATGCTTGGGATACTCGCAGATGGTCCAGCGAAAGGGCGGTACATTGTTTCTCATAGAGCCGATCCAGCGTGATCATCATCGCAGCATCTACGTAACAGCTGGTGAGAGCCGGCACGCCGTTTATGGACTTGGTGCAACGGTCGATGGCTGCAGATATCTTATCGACAATTGCGTTGTAACGATCGGCCAACTGCTCCGACACCAAATCGGTCTCGGTCTCTTCCGGGCAAATTTCCGACAGGTACACCCGAAGAACATCGACAGATATGTGCGGAATTCGAGCGATTTCACCTACCCAGATCACGTGACCGCGACTGGTGGAGAACTTCGATCCGTTCAGCCGAAGGAAGTGATTAAAGAAAACTCGATCAAACGGGCGAAACGAGTTCTGCCCCAACGCACATCCTGTAACTCCGACAAGCATCGGAATCGTGTTATCTATACCTGTAGCGCTAATGAGGAACGCATCGGACTCGCGGGAAAACGGACTCGGCTTGCCGGAGCCTTCCGTGTCTTTATGCCCGCAATAGAGCGAATGAGCGTAGAGTAACGAGGAATAGCTAAACAATATCTGCTGCGTATTGCAATGCGACGAATTCCAAGCCAATCCATGCAGTCCCGGTACGGTCACCCGCATTTGCTGTCCTGTGCGTGCGACATACCGCTTCCCTATGTCCAGGAAGCAAGCTTCGATGGCCGTGTCCTCCCATTCCCGTCGGAGACGGTCGTTTCCCGAAATTGAGAGAAAGGCGGAGATGTTGTCCGTCCATTCTACGATCCGCCCTCGCCTCGATACTGGGCTCAACGCGTCCTCGGGCTCGAAATGATGGCCACAGTGTTCGCAGAAGAAGCTACCCGCAGACGCTTCACAAACCGGACAGGTTGCACCAAACCAGCCTCCAATACAGAAGCGCTCCTCTCGTGGCATGGCCGTGGAAACCGCATCGTCCATTGGTAAGCGTACTGGGCGGAAATGTAGCGCGCCGGCTGCAAGCAAAGCGCCCATGAGCGCGTTGCTTACATTCGAGAATCGTTGCAGATTCCCGCCATACGCCGGATCATCGAAATGATCGAAAACGAGACCTAGTGAGGCAAGATCTTCCACAATTTTGATATGGAAGCCATGTGCCAGGTCCGATGGGTCAACTTTCTCACGAGCCGCTCGGACCAGGACATGGTTCTCGAAACCGTCCGTCGTCAGCCCAGAGCGGACATGATGCCCTGCCCTCTTCAGGT
Protein-coding sequences here:
- a CDS encoding FAD-binding oxidoreductase; this encodes MTDGICDLAVIGAGVMGLSAAFMAARNSPRERIVIFERDTVGAGASGFAPGIQVNICRNEKERSLVNRGSKFWRGIYPHGLWRNGRDCDVYWLTRTPNQLARLSSVGGTTPSTSFALTERLSSLSRFVIPDGMAVALDRGSYSPVNFIVQDLAQRLKAVGISICERTPIERIRQGRSNLRLQTSDRGEITARRAILAIGPWLPDSPLRELLAEEPRLRVKKVVALHLAARPTPTCPMIGLLDDYAFLIPMIEEGYWLFSFTSQEWDVKPDADGLHVSPDDLVRATAILAKWFSSDVPAVASARVFCDCYSDDGVPFSRPASNVAGLYVIGGGAGNGFRFGPACAEQAIRSLYAP
- a CDS encoding cupin domain-containing protein; its protein translation is MKNARLMTLGDMTVYSPGVLMQHVEEIADLETACPVDLIEFQLDPLAVSTPHSHPSSEIWRITSGHGRVITDDGSLVVTAGDLVFLQPGRTHHLENRGSEVLSALSISWKEAR
- a CDS encoding SidA/IucD/PvdA family monooxygenase, with the translated sequence MLKDGGSCDVIAIGAGPSNLSLAALAAPIPKMSLHILERSETLQWHPGLLIGGAVMQTSPLKDLVTPADPTSAYSFLAYLHDQRRLYQAIVRGLERVSRSEFEDYLRWAAKKLTNIRFGEHVIALELRGNSFEVITSRRRYQTSTTVLGVGRVPSIPDWGRNAPSNEVFHASALLLQRRELSSKRVVVVGGGQSGAEAFLHLLSGACGALGTLAWVTRRANIFALEDSPFVNEWFFPQYGGWFFEQSDSTRTQILERQSLASDGVNSSTLRAIYNALYDREVHGRAYPNHVEIRVDTTAEDLRGLSPFRLGLRQRTTGVCSEHVADIVVLATGYRTEIPSLLEPIASRLTVVSAPGGSQEIVVEPDFSARFDGPEECRLYVQNGARFQHGIADTNLSLVPWRASTILNSIVGRVVYDCRPATGVVKWSSVGFEGSC
- a CDS encoding MFS transporter: MTPATNIVPVEELPNAVSSEVSIPFMLGSISLAASYGSSFFLVDALRSIGQSATTAGAVISTGTVATILCSLVAGRIADVLGMMRTITLAAAMMAIAMSCFASASILTLFAYIGGLFLGVGWSVFYILAPLQVLCHVRADARLKYLTLLSGSQMLGIGLAAPLARAIAEVAGSYIAVYAFFAVACLVGTTLLAFAGGALAQAPRIKMPTVRLTFEGVLGILKSNTRYPIIMIGVGACVFAGLSTFQALYAASRAQSPDTFFLVFTLTAVFLRFAVAPVIGKFRLERVAALLIVCTIAGLVILFVNAGNTATYILGTTMFALGYGLSYSTLNSMVVHIAGNDGTSLAIASQVFTLSYFIGLFGFPYIAAEIVKAGSFDYLLMSMIMLIVANGVLLTTQVFSTSGEH
- a CDS encoding class I tRNA ligase family protein, with the translated sequence MDVVQKHLKRAGHHVRSGLTTDGFENHVLVRAAREKVDPSDLAHGFHIKIVEDLASLGLVFDHFDDPAYGGNLQRFSNVSNALMGALLAAGALHFRPVRLPMDDAVSTAMPREERFCIGGWFGATCPVCEASAGSFFCEHCGHHFEPEDALSPVSRRGRIVEWTDNISAFLSISGNDRLRREWEDTAIEACFLDIGKRYVARTGQQMRVTVPGLHGLAWNSSHCNTQQILFSYSSLLYAHSLYCGHKDTEGSGKPSPFSRESDAFLISATGIDNTIPMLVGVTGCALGQNSFRPFDRVFFNHFLRLNGSKFSTSRGHVIWVGEIARIPHISVDVLRVYLSEICPEETETDLVSEQLADRYNAIVDKISAAIDRCTKSINGVPALTSCYVDAAMMITLDRLYEKQCTALSLDHLRVSQASISVVEWVDYVGAAPDLQTAYTWLMGFSILAWPLMPTITQAVWHWLGHSGHPLAACASRPSTQRSGTVPKLNGSRLAAADVDRCLPGKIAA